One window of Streptomyces sp. FIT100 genomic DNA carries:
- the mycP gene encoding type VII secretion-associated serine protease mycosin: protein MTPLIPRNPPRAPLPGHPGARPQDHPRRRGGARPRLTGALAAAVAFVLVSATPAHADGIRARQWALEAMHTDTAWQTTQGKGITVAVLDTGVDDTHPDLAGQVLPTKDLIGFGARRGDRSWARHGTAMAGIIAGHGHGADREDGVLGIAPEAKILPVRVILEGSDPARKRARNSRGSALADGIRWAADHGADVINLSLGDDSESAHPEKSEDAAVQYALRKGAVVVASAGNGGEKGDHISYPAAYPGVIAVAAVDRYGTRASFSTRRWYAAVSAPGVDVVIADPDRRYYEGWGTSAAAAFVSGAVALVRAAHPGLTPAQIKKLLTDTARSGPKGGRDDAKGYGIVDPAAAIEAGGRLGPDTTTAAAASGYRNRYFGTGPAAPSAADEPGGVLAPLTGGVGALLLAAAVVLWRGGRRRT from the coding sequence ATGACCCCGCTGATCCCGCGGAACCCACCCCGCGCGCCCTTGCCCGGCCACCCCGGTGCCCGGCCCCAGGACCACCCCCGGCGCCGCGGCGGCGCCCGCCCCCGACTCACCGGGGCGCTCGCCGCCGCCGTCGCGTTCGTCCTCGTGTCCGCTACCCCCGCGCACGCCGACGGCATCCGGGCCCGCCAGTGGGCCCTGGAGGCGATGCACACCGACACGGCGTGGCAGACCACCCAGGGCAAGGGGATCACCGTCGCCGTGCTCGACACCGGTGTCGACGACACCCACCCCGACCTCGCCGGCCAGGTGCTGCCCACCAAGGACCTCATCGGTTTCGGCGCCCGGCGCGGCGACCGCTCCTGGGCCCGGCACGGCACCGCCATGGCCGGGATCATCGCCGGGCACGGCCACGGCGCCGACCGCGAGGACGGCGTACTCGGCATCGCCCCCGAGGCGAAGATCCTGCCGGTCCGCGTGATCCTCGAAGGCAGCGACCCCGCGCGCAAGCGGGCCCGCAACAGCCGTGGCTCCGCCCTCGCCGACGGCATCCGCTGGGCCGCCGACCACGGCGCGGACGTCATCAACCTCTCCCTCGGCGACGACAGCGAGTCCGCGCACCCGGAGAAGAGCGAGGACGCCGCCGTCCAGTACGCCCTCCGCAAGGGAGCCGTCGTCGTCGCGTCGGCCGGCAACGGCGGCGAGAAGGGCGACCACATCTCCTACCCCGCCGCCTACCCCGGCGTCATCGCCGTCGCCGCCGTCGACCGCTACGGCACCCGTGCCTCCTTCTCCACCCGCCGCTGGTACGCCGCCGTCAGCGCGCCCGGCGTCGACGTCGTCATCGCCGACCCGGACCGGCGCTACTACGAGGGCTGGGGCACCAGCGCCGCGGCGGCGTTCGTCTCCGGCGCCGTCGCGCTCGTACGGGCCGCCCACCCCGGTCTGACGCCCGCCCAGATCAAGAAGCTCCTCACCGACACCGCCCGCAGCGGCCCCAAGGGCGGCCGCGACGACGCGAAGGGGTACGGCATCGTCGACCCGGCCGCGGCCATCGAGGCGGGCGGAAGGCTCGGCCCCGACACGACCACGGCGGCCGCCGCCTCCGGCTACCGCAACCGCTACTTCGGCACCGGCCCGGCGGCGCCCTCCGCGGCGGACGAGCCCGGCGGCGTGCTCGCCCCGCTCACCGGCGGCGTCGGGGCCCTGCTGCTGGCCGCCGCCGTCGTCCTGTGGCGCGGAGGCCGGCGCCGTACCTGA
- a CDS encoding amino acid deaminase/aldolase: protein MTPRAADRARYDRATAHLDAPLAVVDLDAFDANAADLARRAGGKPVRVASKSVRCRALLERVLATDGFAGIMSFTLDESLWLARSGFDDVLLAYPSADRAGFAELAGDAKLAAAVTVMVDDPAQLDLIDGARDGGAEEIRVCLELDTALHLLGGRIRIGARRSPLREPEQLAALARAVARRPGFRLVGLMAYEGHVAGVGDAVAGSPLRSRAVRLMQSAARRELAQRRAAVVRALRAEAPELEFVNGGGTGSVQHTAEEDAVTEIAAGSGLYVPRLFDNYTSFTGRPAALFAQPVVRRPGVGVVTVLGGGYPASGAAGRDRLPVPYLPEGLRYDPQEGPGEVQTPLLGAPADDLLIGDKVWFRHAKAGELCERFAELQLIEGDRVVASVPTYRGEGRTFL from the coding sequence ATGACTCCCCGTGCCGCAGACCGGGCCCGGTACGACCGGGCCACCGCCCATCTCGACGCGCCGCTCGCCGTCGTCGACCTCGACGCGTTCGACGCGAACGCGGCGGACCTGGCGCGCCGGGCCGGCGGGAAGCCCGTGCGGGTGGCGAGCAAGTCGGTGCGGTGCCGGGCGCTGCTCGAGCGGGTGCTGGCGACGGACGGATTCGCGGGGATCATGTCGTTCACGCTCGACGAGTCGCTCTGGCTGGCCCGGTCCGGCTTCGACGATGTGCTCCTCGCCTATCCGTCCGCCGACCGCGCCGGTTTCGCGGAACTCGCGGGCGACGCCAAGCTGGCCGCCGCGGTGACGGTGATGGTCGACGACCCGGCGCAGCTGGATCTGATCGACGGGGCGCGGGACGGCGGGGCCGAGGAGATCCGGGTCTGCCTGGAGCTGGACACCGCGCTGCATCTGCTCGGCGGCCGGATACGGATCGGGGCACGCCGCTCCCCGCTGCGCGAGCCGGAGCAACTGGCCGCCCTGGCCCGTGCCGTCGCCCGCCGCCCCGGCTTCCGGCTGGTCGGCCTCATGGCGTACGAGGGCCATGTCGCGGGCGTCGGCGACGCGGTGGCGGGCAGCCCGCTGCGTTCGCGGGCGGTCCGGCTGATGCAGTCCGCGGCCCGCCGCGAGCTGGCGCAGCGCCGTGCGGCCGTGGTGCGGGCGCTGCGGGCCGAGGCACCGGAGCTGGAGTTCGTGAACGGCGGCGGCACGGGCAGCGTGCAGCACACCGCGGAGGAGGACGCGGTGACCGAGATCGCGGCCGGGTCCGGGCTGTACGTGCCGAGGCTGTTCGACAACTACACGTCCTTCACGGGCCGCCCGGCCGCACTGTTCGCCCAGCCGGTGGTGCGCCGTCCGGGCGTGGGCGTGGTGACGGTCCTCGGCGGCGGCTACCCGGCGTCCGGGGCGGCGGGGCGGGACCGGCTGCCGGTGCCGTATCTGCCGGAGGGTCTGCGCTACGACCCGCAGGAGGGGCCGGGCGAGGTGCAGACGCCGCTGCTCGGCGCTCCGGCGGACGACCTCCTCATCGGCGACAAGGTGTGGTTCCGCCACGCGAAGGCCGGTGAACTGTGCGAGCGGTTCGCCGAGTTGCAACTGATCGAGGGCGACCGGGTGGTGGCGTCCGTACCGACGTACCGCGGCGAGGGCCGTACGTTCCTCTGA
- a CDS encoding DUF2510 domain-containing protein, with translation MTTPPPTPGGLGGPPGWYPDPGTPTVERWWDGTAWTGYTRPLATAPGRGSGKGGIVALAVAGALLAGAVVAAAVVFGGDGEGAAGPEPSAGATAPSSALPSSPPPSPAPPSSAPAVLADQLNGITLPLLDGWERSESTLDESAATMVTEDAYRCPGDSSHFCHHGTVSSRTASGTDETSPEKLAAEDISAAAEHAYGEDAIGNRLHGGIESHQELMSEPVTVAGRTGHLVRWRVTTGAGPGGYVQSLAFPSAVGSESPIVVRFAFDAAPDGPPLAAMDRIAEGIRPLGDISGGVGSTLGP, from the coding sequence ATGACGACTCCTCCCCCTACGCCCGGCGGCCTGGGGGGACCCCCAGGCTGGTACCCGGACCCGGGCACCCCGACCGTCGAACGCTGGTGGGACGGCACGGCCTGGACCGGGTACACCCGGCCCCTCGCCACCGCGCCGGGGCGCGGCTCGGGCAAGGGCGGGATCGTCGCGCTCGCCGTCGCCGGGGCGCTGCTCGCCGGCGCGGTCGTCGCCGCGGCCGTGGTGTTCGGCGGGGACGGCGAAGGCGCGGCGGGGCCCGAGCCGTCCGCCGGCGCCACCGCCCCGTCCTCGGCGCTGCCGTCGTCACCGCCACCGTCCCCGGCACCGCCGAGCTCGGCTCCCGCCGTCCTCGCCGACCAGCTCAACGGCATCACCCTGCCCCTCCTGGACGGCTGGGAGAGGTCCGAGTCGACCCTCGACGAATCGGCGGCGACGATGGTCACCGAGGACGCCTACAGGTGCCCGGGGGACTCGTCCCACTTCTGCCACCACGGCACCGTGTCCTCCCGTACCGCCTCCGGTACGGACGAGACCTCGCCCGAGAAGCTCGCCGCCGAGGACATCTCCGCCGCCGCCGAGCACGCGTACGGGGAGGACGCGATCGGCAATCGCCTCCACGGCGGCATCGAGAGCCATCAGGAGCTGATGTCCGAGCCCGTCACCGTCGCCGGACGGACGGGCCACCTGGTCCGCTGGCGCGTCACGACCGGCGCCGGTCCCGGCGGCTACGTCCAGTCCCTGGCCTTCCCCTCGGCGGTGGGGTCCGAGTCGCCGATCGTCGTCCGATTCGCATTCGACGCGGCCCCCGACGGGCCGCCCCTCGCGGCCATGGACCGGATCGCCGAGGGCATCCGCCCGCTCGGCGACATCAGCGGGGGTGTGGGCTCCACGCTCGGCCCCTAG
- a CDS encoding 3-oxoacyl-ACP reductase translates to MTTDTTAVCRRLVGRTAVITGAGSGIGLATARRLASEGANVVCGDIDEAAGKAAADEVGGTFVRVDVTDAEQVEALFKTAFDTYGSVDIAFNNAGISPPDDDSILETGLDAWKRVQEVNLTSVYLCCKAAIPYMQRQGKGSIINTASFVARMGAATSQISYTASKGGVLAMSRELGVQFAREGIRVNALCPGPVNTPLLRELFAKDPERAARRLVHIPVGRFAEADEIAAAVAFLASDDSSFVNASDFLVDGGISGAYVTPL, encoded by the coding sequence ATGACCACCGACACCACCGCCGTCTGCCGCCGCCTCGTCGGCCGTACCGCCGTCATCACCGGCGCCGGCAGCGGCATCGGCCTCGCCACGGCGCGCCGTCTCGCCTCCGAAGGCGCGAACGTCGTCTGCGGCGACATCGACGAGGCCGCCGGCAAGGCGGCCGCCGACGAGGTCGGCGGCACGTTCGTCCGCGTCGACGTCACCGACGCCGAGCAGGTGGAGGCGCTGTTCAAGACCGCCTTCGACACCTACGGCAGCGTCGACATCGCCTTCAACAACGCGGGCATCTCGCCGCCCGACGACGACTCGATCCTGGAGACCGGCCTGGACGCGTGGAAGCGGGTCCAGGAGGTCAACCTCACCTCCGTCTACCTGTGCTGCAAGGCCGCCATCCCCTACATGCAGCGCCAGGGCAAGGGCTCGATCATCAACACCGCCTCGTTCGTGGCCCGGATGGGCGCGGCGACCTCCCAGATCTCGTACACGGCGTCCAAGGGCGGTGTGCTCGCCATGTCGCGCGAGCTGGGCGTGCAGTTCGCCCGGGAGGGCATCCGCGTCAACGCGCTCTGCCCCGGGCCGGTCAACACCCCGCTGCTCCGGGAGCTGTTCGCCAAGGACCCGGAGCGGGCCGCCCGGCGGCTCGTCCACATCCCCGTCGGCCGCTTCGCGGAGGCGGACGAGATCGCCGCGGCCGTGGCCTTCCTCGCCAGTGACGACTCGTCGTTCGTCAACGCGTCGGACTTCCTGGTCGACGGAGGGATCTCCGGGGCGTACGTCACCCCGCTGTAG
- a CDS encoding aldehyde dehydrogenase, producing the protein MSHPYALDILNPATEEVIDTVPGVDAAAVDAAVVGAARAQRAWAAAAPADRARLLRRFAATVDDHIEELARLEVREAGHTIGNARWEAGNVRDLLDYAAGGVERLTGRQIPVPGGIDVTLLEPLGVIGVIAPWNFPMPIAAWGTAPALAAGNAVILKPAETTPLTALRLAGLALEAGLPEGLFQVLPGRGDIAGDALVRHPDVAKIVFTGSTRVGKQIMALCADRVKRLTLELGGKSPNIVFADADIEAAALSAPMAFLDNSGQDCCARTRILVQRSVYDDFLDRLAPALKSVVVGDPADEKTQMGPLISRAQLDRVRSYVTDDLATVSGSAPEGPGFWFPPTLVTDADPDAPIATEEVFGPVAVVLPFDDEDDAVRLANATEYGLSGSIWTRDIGRALRVSGAVAAGNLSVNSHSSVRYWTPFGGYKQSGLGRELGPDALTAFTETKNVFISTEARTT; encoded by the coding sequence TTGTCCCACCCGTACGCACTCGACATCCTCAACCCCGCCACGGAAGAGGTCATCGACACGGTCCCCGGCGTCGACGCGGCCGCCGTCGACGCCGCCGTCGTAGGCGCCGCACGGGCCCAGCGCGCCTGGGCGGCCGCCGCCCCGGCCGACCGCGCCAGGCTGCTGCGCCGCTTCGCCGCCACCGTCGACGACCACATCGAGGAACTGGCGCGGCTGGAGGTCCGCGAGGCCGGCCACACCATCGGCAACGCCCGCTGGGAAGCCGGCAACGTCCGCGACCTGCTCGACTACGCCGCCGGGGGAGTGGAGCGGCTCACCGGCCGCCAGATCCCCGTGCCCGGCGGAATCGACGTCACGCTCCTCGAACCCCTCGGTGTCATCGGCGTCATCGCGCCCTGGAACTTCCCCATGCCGATCGCCGCCTGGGGCACCGCACCCGCGCTCGCCGCGGGCAACGCCGTCATCCTCAAGCCGGCCGAGACCACCCCGCTCACCGCCCTGCGCCTCGCCGGACTCGCCCTGGAGGCGGGCCTCCCCGAGGGGCTCTTCCAGGTGCTTCCCGGCCGCGGCGACATCGCGGGCGACGCTCTCGTACGCCACCCGGACGTCGCCAAGATCGTGTTCACCGGCTCCACCCGCGTCGGCAAGCAGATCATGGCCCTGTGCGCCGACCGCGTGAAGCGCCTGACCCTCGAACTCGGCGGCAAGAGCCCCAACATCGTCTTCGCCGACGCCGACATCGAGGCCGCCGCCCTCAGCGCGCCCATGGCCTTCCTCGACAACAGCGGCCAGGACTGCTGCGCACGCACCCGCATCCTCGTGCAGCGGTCCGTGTACGACGACTTCCTGGACCGGCTGGCCCCGGCCCTGAAATCGGTCGTCGTCGGCGACCCGGCGGACGAGAAGACCCAGATGGGCCCGCTCATCTCGCGGGCGCAGCTGGACCGCGTACGGTCCTACGTCACCGACGACCTGGCGACGGTGAGCGGCAGCGCCCCCGAGGGCCCCGGCTTCTGGTTCCCGCCGACCCTCGTCACGGACGCGGACCCGGACGCCCCGATCGCCACCGAGGAGGTCTTCGGACCGGTCGCGGTCGTCCTCCCCTTCGACGACGAGGACGACGCGGTACGGCTCGCCAACGCGACCGAGTACGGCCTCTCCGGCTCCATCTGGACCCGTGACATCGGCCGCGCCCTGCGCGTCTCCGGCGCCGTCGCCGCCGGCAACCTCTCCGTCAACTCCCACTCCAGCGTCCGCTACTGGACCCCGTTCGGCGGCTACAAGCAGTCGGGACTCGGCCGTGAACTCGGCCCGGACGCCCTCACCGCCTTCACCGAAACCAAGAACGTCTTCATCAGCACGGAGGCCCGAACCACATGA
- a CDS encoding glutamine synthetase family protein, whose amino-acid sequence MADRTPPLALDELRALVASGEIDTVVLAFPDMQGRLQGKRFAAPFFLAEVLEHGTEGCNYLLAVDTEMNTVDGYEMSSWDRGYGDFAMHPDLATLRRVPWNAGTAMLIADLAWNDGGPVVAAPRQILRRQLERLGALGYSAHVGTELEFIVFKDSYEQAWDADYRGLTPANQYNIDYSVLGTGRIEPLLRRIRNEMAGAGLTVESAKGECNPGQHEIAFRYDEALVTCDQHAVYKTGAKEIAAQEGVSLTFMAKYNEREGNSCHIHLSLQDADGHNVMAGDGSGHDHGMSPVMRHFLAGQLAALRDFALLYAPNINSYKRFQPGSFAPTAVAWGLDNRTCALRVVGHGRSTRFENRLPGGDVNPHLAVAGMVAAGLYGIEQQLELPEVCAGNAYTGDYAHVPTTLREAAELWENSPIAKAAFGDEVVAHYRNMARVELAAFDAAVTDWELRRSFERM is encoded by the coding sequence GTGGCAGACCGCACACCCCCGCTGGCTCTCGACGAGCTGCGCGCGCTCGTCGCGAGCGGCGAGATCGACACCGTCGTCCTGGCCTTCCCCGACATGCAGGGGCGGCTCCAGGGCAAGCGGTTCGCCGCGCCCTTCTTCCTCGCCGAGGTGCTGGAGCACGGCACCGAGGGCTGCAACTACCTGCTCGCCGTCGACACCGAGATGAACACGGTGGACGGCTACGAGATGTCCTCCTGGGACCGCGGATACGGCGACTTCGCCATGCACCCCGACCTGGCCACCCTGCGCCGCGTCCCCTGGAACGCCGGCACGGCCATGCTCATCGCCGACCTCGCCTGGAACGACGGCGGCCCCGTCGTCGCCGCGCCCCGCCAGATCCTGCGCCGCCAGCTGGAGCGCCTCGGCGCGCTCGGCTACAGCGCGCACGTCGGCACCGAGCTGGAGTTCATCGTCTTCAAGGACTCCTACGAGCAGGCGTGGGACGCCGACTACCGCGGCCTCACCCCCGCCAACCAGTACAACATCGACTACTCCGTCCTCGGCACCGGCCGGATCGAGCCCCTGCTGCGCCGCATCCGCAACGAGATGGCCGGCGCGGGACTGACCGTCGAGTCCGCCAAGGGCGAGTGCAACCCCGGCCAGCACGAGATCGCCTTCCGCTACGACGAGGCCCTCGTCACCTGCGACCAGCACGCCGTCTACAAGACCGGCGCCAAGGAGATCGCCGCCCAGGAAGGCGTCTCGCTCACCTTCATGGCCAAGTACAACGAGCGCGAGGGCAACTCCTGCCACATCCACCTCTCCCTCCAGGACGCCGACGGCCACAACGTCATGGCGGGCGACGGCAGCGGCCATGACCATGGCATGTCGCCGGTCATGCGCCACTTCCTCGCCGGGCAGCTCGCCGCGCTCCGCGACTTCGCCCTCCTCTACGCCCCCAACATCAACTCGTACAAGCGCTTCCAGCCGGGCTCGTTCGCCCCCACCGCCGTCGCCTGGGGCCTCGACAACCGCACCTGCGCCCTGCGCGTCGTCGGCCACGGCCGCTCCACACGCTTCGAGAACCGCCTCCCCGGCGGCGACGTCAACCCGCACCTCGCCGTCGCCGGCATGGTCGCGGCCGGCCTGTACGGCATCGAACAGCAGCTGGAGCTCCCCGAGGTCTGCGCGGGCAACGCCTATACCGGCGACTACGCGCACGTACCGACGACCCTGCGGGAGGCCGCCGAGCTCTGGGAGAACAGCCCCATCGCCAAAGCCGCCTTCGGCGACGAGGTCGTCGCCCACTACCGCAACATGGCGCGGGTCGAACTGGCAGCCTTCGACGCCGCGGTGACCGACTGGGAACTCCGCCGCTCCTTCGAACGCATGTGA
- a CDS encoding FadR/GntR family transcriptional regulator has translation MTRKSEPADRLTAVLRPVRAGNGFEEALEQILRLMRLGLVPGGQRLPAERELAERMGISRVTLREVLKVLQEEGLVESRRGRYGGTFVLHRDRTPGEQELRRRIAAVDVEDTLRFREVLEVGAAGLCAAHGIGDEGAERLRRALTATHDAQLDDYRRCDTLLHLTLAELSGSPTLTTQYAAVRATVNDLLDCIPLLVRNLEHSQQQHIALVDAVLDGDADAAREVMREHCAGTAALLRGFLA, from the coding sequence GTGACGAGGAAAAGCGAGCCGGCGGACCGGCTGACGGCCGTGCTGCGTCCGGTGCGGGCGGGCAACGGCTTCGAGGAGGCGCTTGAGCAGATCCTGCGGCTGATGCGGCTCGGGCTGGTGCCGGGCGGACAGCGGCTGCCCGCCGAGCGGGAGTTGGCGGAGCGGATGGGGATCAGCCGTGTCACGCTCCGCGAGGTGCTGAAGGTCCTCCAGGAGGAGGGCCTGGTGGAGAGCCGACGCGGCCGGTACGGCGGAACGTTCGTGCTGCACCGCGACCGCACCCCGGGCGAGCAGGAGCTGCGCCGGCGCATCGCGGCGGTCGACGTCGAGGACACGCTGCGCTTCCGCGAGGTCCTTGAGGTCGGTGCCGCAGGGCTGTGCGCGGCACACGGCATCGGCGACGAGGGCGCCGAGCGGCTACGCAGGGCCCTGACTGCGACGCACGACGCCCAGTTGGACGATTACCGGCGCTGCGACACGCTGCTGCACCTGACCCTCGCCGAGCTGTCCGGCTCCCCCACGCTGACCACGCAGTACGCCGCAGTCCGGGCGACCGTGAACGACCTGCTGGACTGCATCCCGCTGCTCGTGCGGAACCTGGAGCACTCCCAGCAGCAGCACATCGCGCTGGTCGACGCGGTGCTGGACGGGGACGCGGACGCGGCCCGCGAGGTGATGCGGGAGCACTGCGCCGGCACGGCCGCGCTGCTGCGGGGTTTCCTCGCGTAA
- the eat gene encoding ethanolamine permease — protein MTLEDTTGSAGPGTTPPSDAYLERRTLRRGSAGWLLLTGLGVAYVVSGDFSGWNIGLSKGGFGGLAAATVLMGLMYACLVFALAELSAILPTAGGGYGFARRALGTWGGFLTGTAILIEYILAPAAIAIFIGDYVESLGLFGLTSGWPVYLACFAVFIGIHLWGVGEALRFSLVVTAIAVAALLIFAVGAFTEFRAAGLDDIPVDTSAVGSSSWLPFGLLGIWAAFPFGMWFFLGVEGVPLAAEEAKDPVRSMPRALAVSMGILALLAVLTFLAASGAKGSAAIQDAGNPLVVALQGDGDPTPLSRFVNYAGLAGLVASFFSLIYAGSRQLFALSRAGYLPRFLSLTSRRKSPYLGLLIPGAIGFALAAGTGDGARMLNIAVFGATISYALMALSHIVLRRREPELARPYRTPGGVLTSSVAFVLALSALVATFLVDKDAAFIALAVYGVALAYFAFYSRHRLVAQAPEEEFAALAAAEAELK, from the coding sequence ATGACGCTGGAAGACACCACCGGGAGTGCCGGCCCCGGCACGACCCCACCATCGGACGCCTATCTCGAACGCCGCACGCTGCGGCGCGGCAGTGCGGGATGGCTGCTGCTGACCGGTCTCGGTGTCGCCTACGTCGTCTCCGGCGACTTCTCCGGCTGGAACATCGGCCTGTCCAAGGGCGGTTTCGGCGGGCTCGCCGCCGCGACCGTGCTCATGGGGCTGATGTACGCGTGCCTCGTCTTCGCGCTCGCCGAGCTGTCGGCCATCCTGCCGACGGCGGGCGGCGGTTACGGGTTCGCGCGCCGGGCCCTCGGCACCTGGGGCGGCTTCCTCACCGGTACGGCGATCCTGATCGAGTACATCCTCGCGCCGGCCGCGATCGCCATCTTCATCGGCGACTACGTCGAGTCGCTCGGGCTGTTCGGGCTCACCTCCGGCTGGCCGGTCTACCTCGCCTGCTTCGCCGTCTTCATCGGCATCCATCTGTGGGGTGTCGGCGAGGCGCTGCGGTTCAGCCTGGTGGTGACGGCGATCGCGGTCGCCGCGCTGCTGATCTTCGCGGTGGGGGCGTTCACGGAGTTCCGGGCCGCCGGTCTCGACGACATTCCGGTGGACACGAGCGCGGTCGGGTCGAGTTCGTGGCTGCCGTTCGGACTGCTGGGCATCTGGGCGGCGTTCCCCTTCGGCATGTGGTTCTTCCTCGGGGTGGAGGGTGTGCCGCTCGCGGCCGAGGAGGCGAAGGACCCGGTCCGGTCGATGCCGAGGGCGCTCGCCGTCTCCATGGGCATCCTCGCGCTCCTGGCCGTGCTGACCTTCCTCGCGGCGAGCGGGGCGAAGGGCTCCGCCGCCATCCAGGACGCCGGGAACCCGCTGGTGGTCGCCCTCCAGGGGGACGGCGACCCGACCCCGCTGAGCCGCTTCGTCAACTATGCGGGGCTCGCCGGCCTCGTGGCCTCGTTCTTCTCGCTCATCTACGCCGGGTCGCGGCAGTTGTTCGCGCTGTCCCGGGCCGGGTACCTGCCCCGGTTCCTGTCGCTGACCAGCCGCCGCAAGTCCCCGTACCTGGGGCTGCTGATCCCCGGCGCGATCGGCTTCGCGCTGGCGGCGGGGACCGGCGACGGGGCGCGGATGCTGAACATCGCAGTCTTCGGCGCGACGATCTCGTACGCGCTGATGGCGCTGTCCCACATCGTGCTGCGGCGGCGGGAGCCCGAGCTGGCGCGTCCGTACCGTACGCCCGGCGGGGTGCTGACCTCGTCCGTCGCGTTCGTGCTGGCGCTGTCGGCGCTGGTCGCGACGTTCCTGGTGGACAAGGACGCGGCGTTCATCGCGCTCGCCGTGTACGGCGTGGCCCTCGCCTACTTCGCCTTCTACAGTCGGCACCGGCTCGTGGCACAGGCGCCGGAGGAGGAGTTCGCGGCGCTGGCGGCCGCCGAAGCCGAACTCAAGTGA
- a CDS encoding gamma-glutamyl-gamma-aminobutyrate hydrolase family protein, which produces MRPQPPPLIGVSTYLTPASWGVWELPAVLLPEGYPRLVQSAGGIAVMLPPDDPGRAAGVVSRLDGLVVAGGPDVEPVRYGAEPDPRTGPPARERDAWELALIEAALASATPLLGICRGMQLLNVALGGTLVQHLDGHAKEPGVFTRHDVAPVPGTRYASLVPEESSVPTYHHQAVSRLGTGLIASAHASDGTVEAVELPGGAGEFEGWALGVQWHPEMGEDTRVMRGLVNAAST; this is translated from the coding sequence ATGCGACCGCAGCCGCCGCCGCTCATCGGCGTCAGCACGTATCTGACGCCCGCGTCGTGGGGCGTCTGGGAGCTGCCGGCCGTGCTGCTGCCCGAGGGATATCCGCGGCTCGTCCAGTCGGCAGGGGGCATCGCGGTGATGCTCCCGCCGGACGACCCCGGGCGGGCGGCGGGGGTGGTGTCGCGGTTGGACGGACTCGTCGTGGCGGGCGGGCCGGACGTCGAGCCCGTACGGTACGGCGCCGAGCCGGACCCGCGCACGGGCCCGCCCGCGCGGGAACGGGACGCGTGGGAACTCGCCCTGATCGAGGCGGCGCTGGCGTCGGCGACGCCGCTGCTCGGGATCTGCCGGGGCATGCAGCTGCTGAACGTGGCCCTCGGCGGCACGCTCGTCCAGCACCTGGACGGCCACGCGAAGGAGCCCGGCGTCTTCACCCGCCACGACGTGGCCCCGGTCCCCGGGACGCGGTACGCCTCCCTGGTGCCGGAGGAGTCCTCGGTCCCGACCTACCACCACCAGGCGGTGTCCCGCCTCGGCACGGGCCTGATCGCCTCGGCCCACGCGTCCGACGGGACGGTGGAGGCGGTCGAACTCCCCGGCGGAGCCGGGGAGTTCGAAGGGTGGGCGCTGGGCGTCCAATGGCACCCGGAAATGGGCGAGGACACACGGGTGATGCGGGGCCTGGTGAACGCGGCCTCCACCTGA
- a CDS encoding LysR family transcriptional regulator translates to MSSTGDDPRGLLADRVPDLGALELLLAVARHGSLGRAARELGITQPAASSRVRSMERQLGVALLDRSPRGSRLTDAGALVTDWARRIVEAAEAFDAGAQALRARRDSRLRVAASMTIAEYLLPGWLIALRQERPGTAVSLLAGNSAAVAERLLRDEADLGFVEGLAVPPGLDGTVIGHDRLVVVAAPGHPWGRRRAALPPAELAGTSLVLRERGSGTRQVLDSALAEYGGLAEPLLELASTTAVKAAAVSGAGPAVLSELAVTEELASRRLVRVPLEGVPLRRDLRAVWPRGPRPTGPARDLLTLTRRPAG, encoded by the coding sequence ATGAGCTCCACCGGCGATGACCCCCGCGGCCTGCTGGCCGACCGCGTTCCCGACCTCGGCGCCCTGGAACTGCTGCTGGCCGTGGCCCGGCACGGCAGCCTCGGGCGGGCGGCCCGTGAGCTGGGCATCACCCAGCCCGCCGCCAGCAGCCGTGTCCGCTCCATGGAACGGCAGCTCGGCGTCGCCCTCCTCGACCGCTCACCGCGCGGCTCCCGGCTCACCGACGCCGGGGCGCTCGTCACCGACTGGGCCCGGCGCATCGTCGAGGCGGCCGAGGCGTTCGACGCGGGCGCGCAGGCGCTGCGGGCCCGGCGGGACTCACGGCTGCGGGTCGCGGCGAGCATGACCATCGCCGAGTACCTGCTGCCCGGCTGGCTCATCGCGCTGCGCCAGGAACGGCCGGGTACGGCGGTGTCGCTGCTGGCGGGCAACTCGGCCGCCGTCGCGGAGCGGCTCCTGCGGGACGAGGCCGACCTGGGCTTCGTGGAAGGGCTCGCGGTGCCGCCGGGGCTCGACGGCACGGTCATCGGCCATGACCGGCTGGTCGTCGTGGCCGCGCCGGGGCATCCGTGGGGGCGACGGCGTGCCGCGCTGCCACCGGCGGAGCTCGCGGGGACCTCGCTGGTGCTGCGCGAACGCGGCTCCGGGACCCGGCAGGTCCTCGACTCCGCGCTCGCGGAGTACGGCGGGCTTGCCGAGCCGCTGCTCGAACTCGCCTCGACCACGGCGGTGAAGGCGGCGGCGGTGAGCGGGGCGGGGCCGGCGGTGCTGAGCGAACTGGCGGTCACGGAGGAGCTGGCGTCACGGCGCCTCGTCCGCGTGCCGCTGGAGGGCGTGCCCCTCCGCCGCGACCTGCGCGCGGTCTGGCCGCGCGGCCCACGCCCCACGGGCCCGGCCCGCGACCTCCTGACCCTGACGCGCCGCCCCGCGGGGTGA